A region from the Serinus canaria isolate serCan28SL12 chromosome 10, serCan2020, whole genome shotgun sequence genome encodes:
- the ANPEP gene encoding aminopeptidase N: MAGGFFISKTVGIVAIVLGLGAVATIIALSVVYAQEKNKGTSDVGTSTTASTSTSTSTSTSTSTSTSTSTSTSTSPAPNEPWNQWRLPATLKPEFYQVSLQPFLKPDANNMYIFKGNSSVVFVCEEATNLILIHSKNLNYTMQGSFHATLQAEDGGSAPAISRTWLETPTQYLVVQLEAPLQQGRRYRLSSSFTGELADDLAGFYRSEYTDDAGNKQVVATTQMQAADARKAFPCFDEPAMKANFSVTLIHPSGYGAISNMPAKNTRQQVINGEIWNVTEFDTTPRMSTYLLAFIVSQFTHVESNSEKTLIRIWGRPKAIDEGQGAYALNVTGPILSFFEAHYNTPYPLPKSDQVGLPDFNAGAMENWGLVTYRENSLLFDAVYSSIGNKERVVTVIAHELAHQWFGNLVTLRWWNDLWLNEGFASYVEYLGADSAEPTWNIKDLMVLNELHAVMATDALANSHPLSFREEEINTPAQISEVFDSIAYSKGASVLRMLSSFLSEDIFKEGLQSYLHTFSYSNTIYTDLWVHLQQAVDKNNVQLPDSISSIMDRWTLQMGFPVVTVDTRSGSVSQAHFLLDPTSSVDRPSVFNYTWIVPITWMTGSGHGNSNYWLTKVTDTNNDFRLNSPDWLLLNLNVTGYFRVNYNQENWNQLVQQLDTNHAVFPVINRAQIIDDAFNLARAKYVDVTLALNTTRFLGQEREYMPWQAALTNLKYFQQMFDRSEVFGAMSKYMKKQVTPLFEYYKKITNNWKDTLSDDLLMVQYNEANAISTACSYGVTECQDLAANYLHEWRNSSTNPVPPNLRSAIYCSMVATGGEEAWDFLWEKFKEAHVVSEADKLRTALSCSPHPWILNRYLQYTLDSTKIRRQDATSTINSIASNVVGQSLTWDFIRGNWRTLFTQYGGGSFSFSRLILAVTQRFSSEFELQQLEQFKKDNEDIGFGSGTRALEQALEQTRANIKWVEENRAKVLSWFESETQSG; the protein is encoded by the exons ATGGCAGGTGGCTTCTTCATCAGCAAGACCGTGGGCATTGTGGCCATCGTGCTGGGCCTGGGGGCTGTGGCCACCATCATTGCCCTCTCGGTGGTGTATGCCCAGGAAAAGAACAAGGGGACATCAGATGTGGGCACCAGCACCACggccagcaccagcaccagcaccagcaccagcaccagcaccagcaccagcaccagcaccagcaccagcaccagcaccagccctgcccccaACGAGCCCTGGAACCAGTGGAGGTTGCCAGCCACGCTGAAGCCGGAGTTCTaccaggtgtccctgcagcccttcctgaAGCCCGATGCCAACAACATGTACATCTTCAAGGGCAACAGCAGTGTGGTCTTTGTGTGTGAGGAAGCCACCAACCTCATCCTCATCCACAGCAAGAACCTGAACTACACCATGCAGGGCTCCTTCCATGCCACCTTGCAGGCAGAGGATGGTGGCAGTGCCCCTGCCATCTCCCGCACCTGGCTGGAGACTCCCACGCAGTACCTggtggtgcagctggaggctcccctgcagcagggccgGCGGTACCGGCTGTCCAGCAGCTTCACTGGGGAGCTGGCCGATGACCTGGCTGGCTTCTATCGCAGCGAATACACGGATGACGCAGGCAACAA GCAGGTGGTGGCCACCACGCAGATGCAGGCGGCTGATGCACGCAAAGCTTTCCCCTGCTTCGACGAGCCGGCCATGAAAGCCAACTTCTCAGTGACACTGATCCACCCCTCCGGCTATGGGGCCATTTCCAACATGCCTGCCAAAA ACACCAGGCAGCAGGTGATTAATGGAGAAATCTGGAATGTCACTGAGTTTGACACCACTCCCCGGATGTCCACGTACCTTCTGGCCTTCATTGTCAGCCAGTTCACCCACGTGGAGAGTAACTCGGAGAAGACACTG ATTCGCATCTGGGGCCGCCCCAAAGCCATCGACGAGGGCCAGGGCGCCTACGCACTCAATGTCACTGGCCCCATCCTCAGCTTCTTTGAGGCGCATTACAACACGCCCTACCCGCTCCCCAAGTCTG ACCAGGTTGGCCTCCCCGATTTCAATGCGGGCGCGATGGAGAACTGGGGGCTGGTGACCTACCGGGAGAACTCGCTGCTCTTTGATGCTGTGTACTCCTCCATCGGCAACAAGGAGCGGGTGGTGACCGTCATCGCCCACGAGCTGGCACACCAG TGGTTTGGGAACTTGGTGACGCTGCGGTGGTGGAACGACCTGTGGCTGAACGAGGGCTTCGCCTCATACGTGGAGTACCTGGGTGCCGACTCTGCTGAGCCCACCTGGAACATT AAAGACCTGATGGTGCTGAACGAGCTGCATGCAGTGATGGCCACCGACGCCCTGGCCAACTCCCACCCGCTCTCCTTCCGCGAGGAGGAGATCAACACCCCAGCCCAGATCAGTGAAGTCTTTGACAGCATCGCCTACAGCAAG ggagcatCGGTGCTGCGGATGCTCTCGAGCTTCCTTAGCGAGGACATCTTcaaggaggggctgcag TCCTACCTCCACACCTTCTCCTACAGCAACACCATCTACACTGACCTCTGGGTCCATCTGCAACAG GCGGTGGACAAGAACAACGTCCAACTGCCTGACAGTATCAGCAGCATCATGGACCGCTGGACACTGCAGATGGGCTTCCCTGTGGTCACTGTCGACACCCGCAGCGGCTCCGTCAGCCAGGCCCATTTCCTGCTGGACCCCACATCTTCTGTGGACAGACCCTCTGTCTTCAA CTACACCTGGATCGTCCCCATCACCTGGATGACAGGCAGTGGCCACGGGAACAGCAACTACTGGCTGACCAAAGTCACAG ACACCAACAACGACTTCAGGCTCAACAGCCCCGACTGGCTCCTGCTGAACCTCAATGTCACTGGCTACTTCCGTGTCAATTACAACCAGGAGAACTGGAATCAGCTCGTCCAGCAGCTTGACACTAACCACGCG GTCTTCCCTGTGATCAACCGTGCCCAGATCATTGATGACGCCTTTAACCTGGCcag GGCCAAGTACGTGGACGTGACCTTGGCTCTGAACACGACACGGTTCCTGGGCCAGGAGAGGGAATACatgccctggcaggcagctctcACCAACCTCAAGTACTTCCAGCAGATGTTTGACCGCAGCGAGGTCTTTGGGGCCATGTCG aaatacatgaaaaagcAGGTGACCCCTCTCTTCGAGTACTACAAGAAAATCACCAATAACTGGAAAGATACTCTCAGTGACGACTTACTGATGGTCCA GTACAACGAGGCCAATGCCATCAGCACCGCCTGCTCCTACGGTGTCACCGAATGCCAGGATTTGGCTGCCAACTACCTGCACGAGTGGCGGAACAGCTCCACCAACCC GGTCCCCCCGAACCTGCGCTCAGCCATCTACTGCAGCATGGTGGCCACGGGCGGGGAGGAGGCCTGGGACTTCCTCTGGGAGAAGTTCAAGGAGGCCCATGTGGTGTCTGAGGCTGACAAGCTCCGCAcagccctctcctgcagcccccaccccTGGATCCTCAACCG GTACCTGCAGTACACCCTGGACTCTACAAAGATCCGGAGGCAGGATGCCACCTCCACCATCAACAGCATTGCCAGCAACGTCGTGGGGCAGTCCCTGACCTGGGACTTCATCCGTGGCAACTGGAGGACTCTCTTCACCCA GTATGGGGGcggctccttctccttctcccgCCTGATTTTGGCCGTGACCCAGCGCTTCTCCTCAGAGTTTGAGCTGCAACAG ctggagcagttcAAGAAGGACAACGAGGACATCGGGTTTGGGTCGGGGACGCGGGCGCTGGAGCAGGCGCTGGAGCAGACCCGCGCTAACATCAAGTGGGTGGAGGAGAACCGGGCCAAGGTGCTGAGCTGGTTTGAGAGCGAAACCCAGAGCGGATAA
- the AP3S2 gene encoding AP-3 complex subunit sigma-2 isoform X2, whose protein sequence is MINAILVFNNHGKPRLVRFYQHLAEEVQQQIIRDTFHLVLKRDDHICNFLECGSLFGGSDYKLIYRHYATLYFVFCVDSSESELGILDLIQVFVETLDKCFENVCELDLIFHMDKVHHILQEMVIGGMVLETNMNEIVAQVEAQGKLEKAEGGLSAAPSRAVSAVKNINLPEIPRNINIGDINIKVPNLSQFM, encoded by the exons ATGATCAACGCCATCCTCGTGTTCAACAACCACGGGAAGCCGCGGCTCGTCCGCTTCTACCAGCACTTG GCAGAAGAGGTGCAGCAGCAGATCATCCGCGACACCTTCCACCTGGTGCTGAAGCGCGATGACCACATCTGCAACTTCCTGGAGTGCGGCAG CCTGTTCGGCGGCTCGGACTACAAGCTGATCTACCGCCACTACGCCACGCTGTACTTCGTGTTCTGCGTGGACTCCTCCGAGAGCGAGCTGGGCATCCTGGACCTCATCCAG GTGTTTGTGGAGACGCTGGACAAGTGCTTTGAGAACGTCTGTGAACTGGACCTCATCTTCCACATGGACAAG GTCCACCACATCCTGCAGGAGATGGTGATCGGCGGGATGGTGCTGGAGACCAACATGAACGAGATCGTGGCACAGGTGGAGGCCCAGGGCAagctggagaaggcagag ggaggcCTCTCAGCGGCTCCTTCCCGCGCCGTGTCGGCCGTGAAGAACATCAACCTGCCCGAGATCCCCCGCAACATCAACATCGGGGACATCAACATCAAAGTGCCCAACCTGTCACAGTTCATGTGA
- the AP3S2 gene encoding AP-3 complex subunit sigma-2 isoform X1 produces the protein MINAILVFNNHGKPRLVRFYQHLAEEVQQQIIRDTFHLVLKRDDHICNFLECGSLFGGSDYKLIYRHYATLYFVFCVDSSESELGILDLIQVFVETLDKCFENVCELDLIFHMDKVHHILQEMVIGGMVLETNMNEIVAQVEAQGKLEKAEGGLSAAPSRAVSAVKNINLPEIPRNINIGDINIKVPNLSQFIHAASPRCGEGAAFLGFLGFPEVKVCL, from the exons ATGATCAACGCCATCCTCGTGTTCAACAACCACGGGAAGCCGCGGCTCGTCCGCTTCTACCAGCACTTG GCAGAAGAGGTGCAGCAGCAGATCATCCGCGACACCTTCCACCTGGTGCTGAAGCGCGATGACCACATCTGCAACTTCCTGGAGTGCGGCAG CCTGTTCGGCGGCTCGGACTACAAGCTGATCTACCGCCACTACGCCACGCTGTACTTCGTGTTCTGCGTGGACTCCTCCGAGAGCGAGCTGGGCATCCTGGACCTCATCCAG GTGTTTGTGGAGACGCTGGACAAGTGCTTTGAGAACGTCTGTGAACTGGACCTCATCTTCCACATGGACAAG GTCCACCACATCCTGCAGGAGATGGTGATCGGCGGGATGGTGCTGGAGACCAACATGAACGAGATCGTGGCACAGGTGGAGGCCCAGGGCAagctggagaaggcagag ggaggcCTCTCAGCGGCTCCTTCCCGCGCCGTGTCGGCCGTGAAGAACATCAACCTGCCCGAGATCCCCCGCAACATCAACATCGGGGACATCAACATCAAAGTGCCCAACCTGTCACAGTTCAT acatGCAGCCTCTCCTCgctgtggggaaggagcagccttCCTGGGATTCCTGGGATTCCCAGAGGTGAAAGTGTGCCTGTAG